TGGTTCCCATCCCGGGGGCACACGGGCACCCCTACTTCCCCCTTGCCATCCTGCCCACATTGGAGAACCCTGAGTGGGAGGCTGACTTACTCCAGCTCCAGGCCTCCCTCGATGTCCCAGGGGCTGTAGCTGCAGCGGGTCTCCGCTCTTGGGGGCAGCTGCTGGAGCTGGGACCAGAGGACCCACGCCTGGGCCTGCTCAGCGAGCTGGTGGAAGAGAACGGCTGGGGACAGAAGGGCTTGATGAGGGGCCAGAGGGGGGATCTGGAGAGGAGGCCGCTGGGTCCCTTCCCCGGTCACCCTATGGACACTCTGCACTAccaagaggggggagaagagggaggagaggggggaggaaagaggaacGAAGCTCTCACATCCATCGCCGGTGGGCTTCAGGCTTtcaacagagagaagggaggctTCGGGTTCCGCTTCGGAAGGAAGTAAAAAAGGAGGGAGGGGTCGGGAAAAAGAGGAGGCGCTCGGACTTCTGGAGTGTGGGGAACTTGGAAAAGGGTAAGGTAGAGGGctggaggatgaagatgatgaagggagggatgagTTGACAGTAGAGATGTACTGATTGACACTTATGTCAGAGCAATCAATCAATACATTATGATGAGATATGTATCATCAGAGAAAGAGACTGACAAACTGATAAACAGAAAGTTTACCAAGTGGTCAGAAAATGTCTGTCAATGTATCATAATTGTTACATAATAAAATGATTGAGGGTATGTGAATGTTTGTTATTGTTGTCCATGATTTAAGTTATCCATTCCTACCAATTCCAACCTAAGGTGAAAAATCATGGTATTTTGATAGcctttatatttttttacatttaaatgtcAAATTGAAATACAATAACAAATGggcatattacatcattacaAGTATAGTTTCTCTTAAATTAAGAaacataaaataacattaaagcaaataaacaaataaaaattacTACACATGAAATGTCAGTGACAACAGTTTCAAAAGTTTAAGTACGTCAAATAAACATGTGAGTTGGTagaatacatttatttattttttgtcctTTACTTATTCTATGGATTTGATTAAATATTTGATTTCAAGTAAAAATATGTTATTATATTTTCAAAGTCTATTTTTCTTCAGTATGACGCAACAGCATACATCCGCGGAAACCTCCTACGCTCTATTTTACCTGACAACAGCTAGGTTAATTTCAGCCCTAGAAAATCATTGGCTAGTAGTGATGGGCATTCTGGCTCTTTTCAGTGAGTCGGCTCGTTCGGCTCAGCTCACCAAACggctctttaaaaaatatatgttttgtattttttcaagtcaaacagtttgcgatagtttgactatgattggtgttaaaacaattctaattaaaCTATTAAATGAAATCTTACTCTACCTTCACCAAAATGcatttaaaaatgcattggtttgttattaaaaataatgttatttaacatttgcatttaaagtataacttGTTAATGTATATACATCTAACCATTCTAAACTAATACAATCTGAACAGaataatagaatattgcaccatatcaaagaaaaataaataatgtgtaaaactgcagcatcccacttaaaacattaaactggtccctcttttctctctcttctttattgccatgtaATAACCAGCATcacacagcaatgctgaccaGATTTAGCTTTTATGAGAGATTTGTATTCAGAAATGCAAGCGGCCTCACTTTCCATAGGCTGATGCTGTTTCTTCTGtcagtaattatttgtcccgTGTTTGAGAAGAACCTCTCAGAGGGAACGGATGTGGCCACTATGcagagtctccctgtcatgactttagtaagccgtgggtagacagaggccttgttcttccaccagctcagaTGATCTTCAGATCTTTGGAGGAGGGGCTCCTCTAAATAGGATCGGACCTCGATTATGGCATCTGCTGAGATTCCTTcgtgctgcatccccagttgctctcGCAAAACAGCATCCAAACAGTAGACGTCtgtggcactactgctggtgcttctactccatctgatccctcttcttcctgttgccctggtgcctgagccagctgactgctggggctgtccctccctgctgctgaggttattATTTGAAGAGCCTCTTCAATCActctggcatcactgaaggctaacttcttaaacctggggtcatgtgcagcggtttctgatagcacgtgattatattccattctgtggaactttctgtccattgaTGAACATAGAGTGTCCATCAACTCTTGTCACTTTtcctgtggttacatttgcttctctctggtGGCTGGCAGTAATTCACTGCAGACCCTTACACAGGAGTATCATTTTTGAGGCTGTCacatagctgaaaagagagaacagtaacgtattagttcaggttcatgttttgtctactgatactacattctcatctactgctcatatacatatataatacttgattaattaatgatgtagtaataactgcttactgtacctctctccactgacctccacagtgacctgctcaaagggttccaggactctgcacaactcctccaccacctcccattccttttgggtcagagcatcaacaggtgcattgacaatggccagggtagagatgacggcatcctttgactcaagaaaccgcatcaacatataaaatgttgaattccaccttgtagtgcatgcagtcttgtttaggcctcagCTCAGGCGTCCCCATCTGGCGTTGTGTAGACTTTAGTTTTCAGCACCGGAAGAAAtccacagctgctttcactttgtccacagtgggcttcatcaccttcagagcatctattacaatcaggttgattgtgtgggcaagacatggatgatgggtcCATTTTAAAATTTGGTTAGGTTAGCTGCATTGTCGCTAACACAACAgaccacttttccatctacttgccattctctggccactctcaacagttcctctgcagagttctctgaggtgtgtctgtcgttgaactcaaagcagtccagaagacagctagacatcgacaaatcttcaatgaagtgacatgcaacatgtaagaagtggtttcccttgatgtccagcagtcagtggtaaggcAAACTGCAGTAGCTTGTTGGACTCTTCCCGCACTGAAGCCTGTGTGCTCTCATACAGTTGTGGaataagtgattttgaaaggGTTTTCCTGCTTGGAATTGTGTACACTAGATTAAGACTATTGCTttaatttctaaaaacctctGTCCTCCATGATCGAAAATGGCTGAAAATCGGTGGCAATCATTTTAGCCAATGCAAtatcaatttggccttgttttacTACAAACATAGACTTTGGCATAAACTGGTCCATAGAAGACTGCCTTTGCTGTGGGTCGCGGAGTAGGCCTATTTGAGTGAGTGGATTCTTCTCCAggtgtggaggtgctggctccaccactatcactagcaggcccgctgcaggcccgctagtttctcgaagctccactacagctagcttcacagttgggtgcacAGTTCGCATATGCCGGTGTAGGTTGTGCGTAGAACCGGCTTAATATGAGATTTTGTGTTGGCAAATATTACACTGTGCTTTAACATTGTCTACgttattaaaatgcatccaaatgctactatgtttctgactcattttccagctgttgttttaaaaaccctgtcaaaaccctgtcatacctccatatcactttgtcctcacctgtgagtattgtttttggttatggtgtttgtttgctggtgggaaaaggggaaccAAGaaaagtcgcccatgggcatacactacccgtaggtaaactttgttaaaaacactagttagaactgggcggaccacccactgtatttttggttagttagctttTGTTGAAATAGgcagtctagcttaggggtgttttggatgcttattgtttctttccttgggtccagctcagccccttttcctgctccccccccccccccctctgtggttatttcgttctcacTTTTCACATacaatttgcatgagttatgttacgggtcacGTTACCAtctcccctagactgtcgggccaaaagggattcgtaactaTTCATTTGAATCTTTTGATTATTCATACTTAATTTTTTTATAAATAGATTCGGCTGTTCTGATACGCGAGTCGGCTCCAAACGTTCATCTACAAGAGCCAGCTTTAAGAGCCGACTCGTTCGCAAACGACCCATCTCTATTGGCTAGAAATACTCTTCTAAGGGCAAGGAACGCAACATACATTTTTAAAGGAGCTTTCCATCAACATACTATAGGGATATAGCTGAAAACGGCTGTAGTTTAATTAGCAAGATGTATAGATCTAAttttatgttttttgttttatatttttcacTAGAATGTATCTGCTTGAGCCAAAGCGGTAAGTTGTGTACTCGATATCAAAAGTGAAAGTAAACGTTTACAGCCAGGCGTGgcaaaataataaaaatattaCTTAAAATCGCTTAACATATATActgctgtggtatattggcataATAGTCAACTTGTTGTTATTGCATTGTATTTGTAGTCGACCTTTATGCGCGTTCCTCCATTTTCTTTGTATCAGTTACTGGAACGCTATTGCGCACTTACAGGCCAGGAACGGTGCAATAACACACATTTGTAAGGAAACATTACATGAGCTTTTATACTTTGCTTAGACCAACAAGGCATAGCATTGTCTAGTTCTTTTGAATCAAAGAACATGCGCAAATAAGTTTAATGTGTTTGCAATTATACTGATAATGACTACTGGAATTTTACACACGTCTATTTGtttagcagcagctactcttcctgggatccacaaaaaaaacagCTTGACAACTAACAAACGCTTATACACTTAATTTGGGGGCGCTCAAAATGGTGGCATCAGAGGGTGTGACATTTCTAGCTGAGGAACAATTTTAGGGTTTTCTCACAGTTTGTAGTTTTAGACTGCAGTTGCAATTTCATTTTTTTCACAAAAAATGATATCTAACCATACAAAGTAGCTATTTTGAATAATTTTGTA
This genomic interval from Oncorhynchus clarkii lewisi isolate Uvic-CL-2024 chromosome 18, UVic_Ocla_1.0, whole genome shotgun sequence contains the following:
- the LOC139372630 gene encoding uncharacterized protein, with the translated sequence MLTLFSLALLVPIPGAHGHPYFPLAILPTLENPEWEADLLQLQASLDVPGAVAAAGLRSWGQLLELGPEDPRLGLLSELVEENGWGQKGLMRGQRGDLERRPLGPFPGHPMDTLHYQEGGEEGGEGGGKRNEALTSIAGGLQAFNREKGGFGFRFGRK